One window from the genome of Gammaproteobacteria bacterium encodes:
- the scmE gene encoding SynChlorMet cassette radical SAM/SPASM protein ScmE: MLMKTPRTVDIEITTRCNLRCRYCYFFNNQEVDYSELPTNEWLKFFDELGSLGVMNVVLAGGEPFIRDDLPVLIDGIVRNRMRFSFLSNGTLIDDKIAAFIAGTHRCEYVQVSVDGSCAKTHDSCRGKGSFNRAIRGIRTLQRHGLNVAVRTTIHRNNVDDLENIAQFLLEELNLPGFGTNSAGYLGTCRLNADNVMLNVQERQLAMTTLLRLSEKYPGRISATAGPLYEGHAWRRMEDARVQGAPAFSNGSHLTACGCPSNKITIRADGAVIPCSMLAHSELGRINQNSLAGIWQDSPALNQLRSRHTIPLTKFEFCSGCSYIPYCTGNCPGLAYTITGQIDHPSPDACLRRFSEAGGTIA; this comes from the coding sequence ATGTTAATGAAAACCCCTCGTACTGTGGATATTGAAATTACCACACGTTGCAATCTACGTTGCCGATACTGCTACTTTTTTAATAACCAAGAGGTGGATTATAGCGAATTGCCAACGAATGAATGGCTTAAGTTCTTTGACGAATTGGGTTCCCTTGGTGTGATGAATGTCGTTTTGGCTGGTGGAGAACCATTTATCCGTGATGATCTACCTGTACTCATCGATGGAATTGTTCGTAACCGGATGCGTTTCTCATTCTTATCCAACGGTACGCTAATTGACGATAAGATCGCTGCTTTTATTGCAGGCACGCATCGTTGTGAATATGTGCAGGTGTCGGTGGATGGATCCTGTGCAAAGACCCACGATTCCTGTCGTGGTAAGGGTTCTTTCAACCGTGCGATTCGTGGCATTCGCACCTTGCAACGCCATGGATTGAATGTAGCAGTGCGTACTACGATTCATCGGAATAATGTAGATGATCTCGAAAATATCGCTCAATTTCTTCTTGAAGAATTGAATCTACCGGGATTCGGTACTAATTCCGCTGGTTACTTAGGTACCTGTCGCTTGAATGCAGATAATGTAATGCTGAACGTACAAGAACGTCAGTTAGCCATGACGACCCTGTTGCGTTTATCGGAGAAATATCCTGGCCGTATCTCTGCAACCGCCGGACCATTATATGAAGGGCATGCTTGGCGCCGAATGGAGGATGCACGAGTTCAGGGTGCGCCAGCCTTTTCCAACGGCAGTCATCTTACTGCATGCGGTTGTCCAAGCAACAAAATCACCATACGTGCGGATGGAGCCGTTATTCCGTGCTCGATGTTAGCCCACAGCGAATTGGGGCGTATCAATCAAAATTCGTTGGCAGGAATATGGCAAGACAGTCCAGCACTGAACCAACTCCGTAGCCGACATACCATTCCGCTGACAAAATTTGAATTTTGCTCAGGGTGTTCTTATATTCCCTATTGTACAGGCAATTGTCCGGGGTTAGCGTATACCATCACCGGCCAAATCGACCATCCTAGTCCAGATGCGTGTTTACGACGATTCAGTGAAGCTGGAGGAACCATTGCATGA
- a CDS encoding S26 family signal peptidase — MRPKVTNQKLNIPGAMFFASYIGPSMNPTLLEPEIMEIVPYENRPLRVGDVVFFVPPQNVQPVVHRIVRVIPSGISTRGDNNAQEDTFLLQPQNIKGRVVAAWRGQKRRNIAGGLQGQLTGYWLHWLRILGKGVSSLLHPFYYALARYGLIAKLLSAPFRPKVVVFQTQGHDQYRLLLGKHIIGRYDDEKCQWKIKRPFRLLVNERVLLKSVGSITPG; from the coding sequence ATGCGGCCAAAGGTGACTAATCAAAAATTGAATATTCCTGGTGCCATGTTTTTTGCCTCTTACATTGGCCCCAGCATGAATCCGACTTTGCTAGAACCGGAAATTATGGAGATCGTTCCTTACGAAAATCGACCATTGCGGGTTGGCGATGTAGTTTTTTTCGTGCCGCCGCAGAATGTTCAACCAGTTGTACATCGTATTGTTAGAGTGATCCCCTCAGGTATCTCAACCCGTGGTGACAACAACGCCCAAGAAGATACCTTCCTCTTGCAGCCACAGAATATTAAAGGTCGGGTAGTAGCCGCCTGGCGTGGTCAGAAGCGGCGGAATATCGCCGGAGGCTTACAAGGCCAATTGACCGGTTATTGGCTTCATTGGCTACGCATCCTTGGCAAGGGCGTATCTTCTCTGTTGCATCCTTTCTATTACGCATTGGCACGTTACGGGTTGATTGCCAAACTATTGTCTGCTCCATTTCGTCCAAAAGTCGTTGTTTTCCAAACCCAAGGTCATGATCAGTATCGCCTGCTATTAGGAAAGCATATTATTGGGAGATACGATGATGAAAAATGTCAATGGAAAATCAAACGGCCATTTCGCTTGCTTGTGAATGAACGAGTCCTACTAAAGTCAGTAGGGTCAATTACCCCAGGTTAA
- the scmF gene encoding SynChlorMet cassette radical SAM/SPASM protein ScmF, translating to MNTDNEMKTNEVEQNADHPLNMLYFYLTEGCNLACRHCWLAPKFDATASRSATLPVELFETAIREAKPLGLGGVKLTGGEPLLHPQFVHLLEIIRREDLSLTLETNGLLCTPEIAAEIAKSSNRFVSISMDGVDAETHEWVRGVAGSFEAAQQAVRNLVAVGIRPQIIFTIMRNNVSQVEGVLRMAEELGAASVKFNIVQPTARGVKLHETQATMDVAELIELGRHVERDLAPKTKLGIFFDYPQAFRSLSYIASGDGCGVCGILGILGVLASGHYALCGIGEQIPDMIFGKVGKDPLAVVWREHPILQDLQNGLPERLEGICSRCLMKRRCLGACVAQNYYSTTSLWAPFWLCKQADELGLFPASRLGARPAQIC from the coding sequence ATGAATACCGATAACGAAATGAAAACTAATGAAGTTGAACAGAATGCGGATCATCCGCTCAATATGCTGTACTTCTATTTGACGGAAGGATGTAACTTGGCATGCCGCCATTGTTGGTTGGCACCCAAGTTCGATGCAACTGCTAGCCGTTCCGCAACTTTACCGGTTGAGTTATTTGAAACTGCTATTCGCGAAGCCAAACCGCTGGGTTTAGGTGGCGTCAAGCTCACTGGTGGTGAGCCATTGTTACATCCTCAATTCGTGCATTTATTAGAGATTATCAGGCGGGAAGATCTGAGCCTAACGCTAGAAACCAATGGCCTGTTATGTACACCGGAGATCGCCGCCGAGATTGCTAAATCTTCTAATCGATTCGTATCAATAAGTATGGACGGAGTGGATGCTGAAACCCACGAATGGGTTCGTGGAGTGGCTGGGTCTTTCGAAGCCGCACAGCAGGCGGTGAGAAACCTAGTTGCTGTTGGCATTCGACCTCAGATCATTTTTACAATCATGCGCAACAATGTTAGCCAAGTGGAAGGCGTTTTGCGCATGGCAGAAGAATTGGGCGCAGCCTCGGTTAAATTCAACATTGTGCAGCCCACTGCGCGAGGCGTGAAATTGCATGAAACCCAAGCGACCATGGATGTCGCTGAGCTCATTGAGTTGGGACGGCATGTAGAACGGGATCTGGCGCCCAAGACAAAACTGGGAATTTTCTTCGATTATCCGCAAGCCTTTCGATCCTTGAGTTATATCGCCAGTGGAGATGGGTGTGGCGTTTGTGGGATCTTGGGTATCTTGGGAGTTCTCGCAAGCGGGCATTATGCCTTGTGCGGTATCGGTGAACAGATACCGGATATGATTTTTGGTAAGGTTGGGAAAGATCCGTTGGCTGTGGTATGGCGAGAACACCCTATTTTGCAGGATTTGCAAAATGGATTGCCGGAACGATTAGAAGGGATCTGTTCCCGTTGCCTAATGAAACGGCGTTGTTTGGGCGCGTGTGTTGCCCAGAATTATTACAGTACCACCAGCCTGTGGGCGCCGTTCTGGTTATGTAAACAGGCAGATGAGCTTGGTCTTTTCCCGGCGTCACGTTTGGGAGCGAGACCAGCACAGATTTGTTAA